In Homo sapiens chromosome 11, GRCh38.p14 Primary Assembly, one DNA window encodes the following:
- the DDB2 gene encoding DNA damage-binding protein 2 isoform D1 (isoform D1 is encoded by transcript variant 5): MAPKKRPETQKTSEIVLRPRNKRSRSPLELEPEAKKLCAKGSGPSRRCDSDCLWVGLAGPQILPPCRSIVRTLHQHKLGRASWPSVQQGLQQSFLHTLDSYRILQKAAPFDRRATSLAWHPTHPSTVAVGSKGGDIMLWNFGIKDKPTFIKGAAWHPRYNLIVVGRYPDPNFKSCTPYELRTIDVFDGNSGKMMCQLYDPESSGISSLNEFNPMGDTLASAMGYHILIWSQEEARTRK, encoded by the exons ATGGCTCCCAAGAAACGCCCAGAAACCCAGAAGACCTCCGAGATTGTATTACGCCCCAGGAACAAGAGGAGCAGGAGTCCCCTGGAGCTGGAGCCCGAGGCCAAGAAGCTCTGTGCGAAGGGCTCCG GTCCTAGCAGAAGATGTGACTCAGACTGCCTCTGGGTGGGGCTGGCTGGCCCACAGATCCTGCCACCATGCCGCAGCATCGTCAGGACCCTCCACCAGCATAAGCTGGGCAGAGCTTCCTGGCCATCTGTCCAGCAG GGGCTCCAGCAGTCCTTTTTGCACACTCTGGATTCTTACCGGATATTACAAAAGGCTGCCCCCTTTGACAGGAGGGCTACATCCTTGGCGTGGCACCCAACTCACCCCAGCACCGTGGCTGTGGGTTCCAAAGGGGGAGATATCATGCTCTGGAATTTTGGCATCAAGGACAAACCCACCTTCATCAAAGGG GCAGCCTGGCATCCTCGCTACAACCTCATTGTTGTGGGCCGATACCCAGATCCTAATTTCAAAAGTTGTACCCCTTATGAATTGAGGACGATCGACGTGTTCGATGGAAACTCAGGGAAGATGATGTGTCAGCTCTATGACCCAGAATCTTCTGGCATCAGTTCG CTTAATGAATTCAATCCCATGGGGGACACGCTGGCCTCTGCAATGG GTTACCACATTCTCATCTGGAGCCAGGAGGAAGCCAGGACACGGAAGTGA
- the DDB2 gene encoding DNA damage-binding protein 2 isoform 3 (isoform 3 is encoded by transcript variant 6), giving the protein MAPKKRPETQKTSEIVLRPRNKRSRSPLELEPEAKKLCAKGSGPSRRCDSDCLWVGLAGPQILPPCRSIVRTLHQHKLGRASWPSVQQIGAGGSITGLKFNPLNTNQFYASSMEGTTRLQDFKGNILRVFASSDTINIWFCSLDVSASSRMVVTGDNVGNVILLNMDGKELWNLRMHKKKVTHVALNPCCDWFLATASVDQTVKIWDLRQVRGKASFLYSLPHRHPVNAACFSPDGARLLTTDQKSEIRVYSASQWDCPLGLIPHPHRHFQHLTPIKAAWHPRYNLIVVGRYPDPNFKSCTPYELRTIDVFDGNSGKMMCQLYDPESSGISSLNEFNPMGDTLASAMGYHILIWSQEEARTRK; this is encoded by the exons ATGGCTCCCAAGAAACGCCCAGAAACCCAGAAGACCTCCGAGATTGTATTACGCCCCAGGAACAAGAGGAGCAGGAGTCCCCTGGAGCTGGAGCCCGAGGCCAAGAAGCTCTGTGCGAAGGGCTCCG GTCCTAGCAGAAGATGTGACTCAGACTGCCTCTGGGTGGGGCTGGCTGGCCCACAGATCCTGCCACCATGCCGCAGCATCGTCAGGACCCTCCACCAGCATAAGCTGGGCAGAGCTTCCTGGCCATCTGTCCAGCAG ATTGGAGCTGGAGGGAGCATCACTGGGCTGAAGTTTAACCCTCTCAATACCAACCAGTTTTACGCCTCCTCAATGGAGGGAACAACTAGGCTGCAAGACTTTAAAGGCAACATTCTACGAGTTTTTGCCAGCTCAGACACCATCAA CATCTGGTTTTGTAGCCTGGATGTGTCTGCTAGTAGCCGAATGGTGGTCACAGGAGACAACGTGGGGAACGTGATCCTGCTGAACATGGACGGCAAAGAG CTTTGGAATCTCAGAATGCACAAAAAGAAAGTGACGCATGTGGCCCTGAACCCATGCTGTGATTGGTTCCTGGCCACAGCCTCCGTAGATCAAACAGTGAAAATTTGGGACCTGCGCCAGGTTAGAGGGAAAGCCAGCTTCCTCTACTCGCTGCCGCACAGGCATCCTGTCAACGCAG CTTGTTTCAGTCCCGATGGAGCCCGGCTCCTGACCACGGACCAGAAGAGCGAGATCCGAGTTTACTCTGCTTCCCAGTGGGACTGCCCCCTGGGCCTGATCCCGCACCCTCACCGTCACTTCCAGCACCTCACACCCATCAAG GCAGCCTGGCATCCTCGCTACAACCTCATTGTTGTGGGCCGATACCCAGATCCTAATTTCAAAAGTTGTACCCCTTATGAATTGAGGACGATCGACGTGTTCGATGGAAACTCAGGGAAGATGATGTGTCAGCTCTATGACCCAGAATCTTCTGGCATCAGTTCG CTTAATGAATTCAATCCCATGGGGGACACGCTGGCCTCTGCAATGG GTTACCACATTCTCATCTGGAGCCAGGAGGAAGCCAGGACACGGAAGTGA
- the DDB2 gene encoding DNA damage-binding protein 2 isoform X1 encodes MAPKKRPETQKTSEIVLRPRNKRSRSPLELEPEAKKLCAKGSGPSRRCDSDCLWVGLAGPQILPPCRSIVRTLHQHKLGRASWPSVQQGLQQSFLHTLDSYRILQKAAPFDRRATSLAWHPTHPSTVAVGSKGGDIMLWNFGIKDKPTFIKGIGAGGSITGLKFNPLNTNQFYASSMEGTTRLQDFKGNILRVFASSDTINIWFCSLDVSASSRMVVTGDNVGNVILLNMDGKELVSVPMEPGS; translated from the exons ATGGCTCCCAAGAAACGCCCAGAAACCCAGAAGACCTCCGAGATTGTATTACGCCCCAGGAACAAGAGGAGCAGGAGTCCCCTGGAGCTGGAGCCCGAGGCCAAGAAGCTCTGTGCGAAGGGCTCCG GTCCTAGCAGAAGATGTGACTCAGACTGCCTCTGGGTGGGGCTGGCTGGCCCACAGATCCTGCCACCATGCCGCAGCATCGTCAGGACCCTCCACCAGCATAAGCTGGGCAGAGCTTCCTGGCCATCTGTCCAGCAG GGGCTCCAGCAGTCCTTTTTGCACACTCTGGATTCTTACCGGATATTACAAAAGGCTGCCCCCTTTGACAGGAGGGCTACATCCTTGGCGTGGCACCCAACTCACCCCAGCACCGTGGCTGTGGGTTCCAAAGGGGGAGATATCATGCTCTGGAATTTTGGCATCAAGGACAAACCCACCTTCATCAAAGGG ATTGGAGCTGGAGGGAGCATCACTGGGCTGAAGTTTAACCCTCTCAATACCAACCAGTTTTACGCCTCCTCAATGGAGGGAACAACTAGGCTGCAAGACTTTAAAGGCAACATTCTACGAGTTTTTGCCAGCTCAGACACCATCAA CATCTGGTTTTGTAGCCTGGATGTGTCTGCTAGTAGCCGAATGGTGGTCACAGGAGACAACGTGGGGAACGTGATCCTGCTGAACATGGACGGCAAAGAG CTTGTTTCAGTCCCGATGGAGCCCGGCTCCTGA
- the DDB2 gene encoding DNA damage-binding protein 2 isoform WT (isoform WT is encoded by transcript variant 3), whose product MAPKKRPETQKTSEIVLRPRNKRSRSPLELEPEAKKLCAKGSGPSRRCDSDCLWVGLAGPQILPPCRSIVRTLHQHKLGRASWPSVQQGLQQSFLHTLDSYRILQKAAPFDRRATSLAWHPTHPSTVAVGSKGGDIMLWNFGIKDKPTFIKGIGAGGSITGLKFNPLNTNQFYASSMEGTTRLQDFKGNILRVFASSDTINIWFCSLDVSASSRMVVTGDNVGNVILLNMDGKELWNLRMHKKKVTHVALNPCCDWFLATASVDQTVKIWDLRQVRGKASFLYSLPHRHPVNAACFSPDGARLLTTDQKSEIRVYSASQWDCPLGLIPHPHRHFQHLTPIKAAWHPRYNLIVVGRYPDPNFKSCTPYELRTIDVFDGNSGKMMCQLYDPESSGISSLNEFNPMGDTLASAMGYHILIWSQEEARTRK is encoded by the exons ATGGCTCCCAAGAAACGCCCAGAAACCCAGAAGACCTCCGAGATTGTATTACGCCCCAGGAACAAGAGGAGCAGGAGTCCCCTGGAGCTGGAGCCCGAGGCCAAGAAGCTCTGTGCGAAGGGCTCCG GTCCTAGCAGAAGATGTGACTCAGACTGCCTCTGGGTGGGGCTGGCTGGCCCACAGATCCTGCCACCATGCCGCAGCATCGTCAGGACCCTCCACCAGCATAAGCTGGGCAGAGCTTCCTGGCCATCTGTCCAGCAG GGGCTCCAGCAGTCCTTTTTGCACACTCTGGATTCTTACCGGATATTACAAAAGGCTGCCCCCTTTGACAGGAGGGCTACATCCTTGGCGTGGCACCCAACTCACCCCAGCACCGTGGCTGTGGGTTCCAAAGGGGGAGATATCATGCTCTGGAATTTTGGCATCAAGGACAAACCCACCTTCATCAAAGGG ATTGGAGCTGGAGGGAGCATCACTGGGCTGAAGTTTAACCCTCTCAATACCAACCAGTTTTACGCCTCCTCAATGGAGGGAACAACTAGGCTGCAAGACTTTAAAGGCAACATTCTACGAGTTTTTGCCAGCTCAGACACCATCAA CATCTGGTTTTGTAGCCTGGATGTGTCTGCTAGTAGCCGAATGGTGGTCACAGGAGACAACGTGGGGAACGTGATCCTGCTGAACATGGACGGCAAAGAG CTTTGGAATCTCAGAATGCACAAAAAGAAAGTGACGCATGTGGCCCTGAACCCATGCTGTGATTGGTTCCTGGCCACAGCCTCCGTAGATCAAACAGTGAAAATTTGGGACCTGCGCCAGGTTAGAGGGAAAGCCAGCTTCCTCTACTCGCTGCCGCACAGGCATCCTGTCAACGCAG CTTGTTTCAGTCCCGATGGAGCCCGGCTCCTGACCACGGACCAGAAGAGCGAGATCCGAGTTTACTCTGCTTCCCAGTGGGACTGCCCCCTGGGCCTGATCCCGCACCCTCACCGTCACTTCCAGCACCTCACACCCATCAAG GCAGCCTGGCATCCTCGCTACAACCTCATTGTTGTGGGCCGATACCCAGATCCTAATTTCAAAAGTTGTACCCCTTATGAATTGAGGACGATCGACGTGTTCGATGGAAACTCAGGGAAGATGATGTGTCAGCTCTATGACCCAGAATCTTCTGGCATCAGTTCG CTTAATGAATTCAATCCCATGGGGGACACGCTGGCCTCTGCAATGG GTTACCACATTCTCATCTGGAGCCAGGAGGAAGCCAGGACACGGAAGTGA